The Oncorhynchus clarkii lewisi isolate Uvic-CL-2024 chromosome 12, UVic_Ocla_1.0, whole genome shotgun sequence genome segment gaaacaaacctgatgttattctcattatacaccctgagaaacaaacctgatgttattcccattatacactctgagaaacaaacctgatgttattcccattatacaccctgagaaacaaacctgatgttattcccattatacaccctgagaaacaaacctgatgttattCTCATTATACACACCGtgagaaacaaacctgatgttattctcattatacaccctgagaaacaaacctgatgttattcccattatacaccctgagaaacaaacctgatgttattcccattatacaccctgagaaacaaacctgatgttattcccattatacaccctgagaaacaaatctgatgttattcccattatacaccctgagaaacaaacctgatgttattctcattatacaccctgagaaacaaacctgatgttattcccattatacaccctgagaaacaaacctgatgttattcccattatacaccctgagaaacaaacctgatgCTATTCTcattatacaccctgagaaacaaacctgatgttattcccattatacaccctgagaaacaaacctgatgttattcccattatacaccctgagaaacaaCCCTGATGTTATTCTcattatacaccctgagaaacaaacctgatgttattcccattatacaccctgagaaacaaacctgatgttattcccattatacaccctgagaaacaaacctgatataattcccattatacaccctgagaaacaaacctgatgttattctcattatacaccctgagaaacaaacctgatgttattcccattatacaccctgagaaacaaacctgatgttattcccattaaacaccctgagaaacaaacctgatgttattcccattatacaccctgagaaacaaacctgatgttattctcattatacaccctgagaaacaaacctgatgttattcccattatacaccctgagaatcaaacctgatgttattcccattatacaccctgagaaacaaacccGATGTTATTCTCATTATACACCCTGGgaaacaaacctgatgttattctcattatacaccctgagaaacaaacctgatgttattcccattatacaccctgagaaacaaacctgatgttattcccattatacaccctgagaaacaaacctgatgttattcccattatacaccctgagaaacaaacctgatgttattctcattatacaccctgagaaacaaacctgatgttattcccattatacaccctgagaaacaaacctgatgttattcccattatacaccctgagaaacaaacctgatgttattctcattatacaccctgagaaacaaacctgatgttattctcattatacaccctgagaaacaaacctgatgttattcccattatacaccctgagaaacaaacctgatgttattctcattatacaccctgagaaacaaacctgatgttattcccattatacaccctgagaaacaaacctgatgttattcccattatacaccctgagaaacaaacctgatgttattctcattatacaccctgagaaacaaacctgatgttattcccattatacaccctgagaaacaaacctgatgttattctcattatacaccctgagaaacaaacctgatgttattcccattatacaccctgagaaacaaacctgatgttattcccattatacaccctgagaaacaaacctgatgttattctcattatacaccctgagaaacaaacctgatgttattcccattatacaccctgagaaacaaacctgatgtaattcccattatacaccctgagaaacaaacctgatgtAATTCCAattatacaccctgagaaacaaacctgatgttattctcattatacaccctgagaaacaaacctgatgttattCTCATTatacaccatgagaaacaaacctgatgttattcccattatacaccctgagaaacaaacctgatgttattctcattatacaccctgagaaacaaacctgatgttattctcattatacaccctgagaaacaaacctgatgttattcccattatacaccctgagaaacaaacctgatgttattcccattatacaccctgagaaacaaacctgatgttattctcattatacaccctgagaaacaatcctgatgttattcccattatacaccctgagaaacaaacctgatgttattctcattatacaccctgagaaacaatcctgatgttattcccattatacaccctgagaaacaaacctgatgttattcccattatacaccctgagaaacaaacctgatgttattcccattatacaccctgagaaacaaaATGTTCTTctaaaactcgtcagtctattcttgttctgagaaattaaggctattcaatgtgagaaattgccaagaacctGAAGATcgcgtacaacgctgtgtactactcccttcacagaacagcgcaaactggctccaaccagaatagaaagaggagtgggaggccccggtgcacaactgagcaagaggacaagtacattagagtgtctagtttgagaaacagacgcctcacaagtcctcaactggcagcttattaaatagtacccttcaaaacaccagtctcaacgtcaacggtGAAGAGgtgagactccgggatgctggccttctaggcagagttgcaaagaaaaagccatatctcagactggccaataaaataacaagattaagatgggcaaaagagcacagctactggacagaggaactctgccagtGTTCCATCAtgaaagggaccagtgttccatcatgaaagtgaccagtgttccatgtctgtGTACATACTAGAGAAACCTGGTCGCTACAGTGACTGAGTTCAGggcagtgatggctgtttaacagtctgatggccttgagatagaagctgttttttcagtctctcgggtcccagctttgatgcacctgcactgacctcaccttctgaatgatagcggggttgatcaggctgtggctcgggttgtggatgtccttgatgatctttatggcctttctgtgacatcgggtgctgtaggtgtcctggagggcaggcagtgttgcctggtgatgcgttgtgcagacctcactaccctctggagagccctgcggttgtgggcggtgcagttgccgtactaggcggtgatacagcctgacaggatgctctcaatggtgcaagtAAGCGCTAACATAACTCTGTTACGTTAGGTAATGAGATAAATGTCAGCTTGAATAGACACCAGACTAAAACCGTCATTCTGAAACGAACTGTCGAAATGCATTCTGTTATGTGTTATCTGCTGCCCTCTAGTGGATAGAAGCGGCTCTGCAGACCTGCGAATTTGCTGGTGCGTTTATGAAGAAATGTCTCTTTCTGTTATTAGTTGTGTTGTAAAATATATTATGagtctaaatgtttttttttttttttttttacaaataattgAGTTGTTATCATACAGCCCTAacaatatttataaaatattttgcCTTGCCACTTTCCTCGTCatgtctagatgggatacagcttttgtcaaattgacATTCAAGTATATTATTATtttgtagcattttagctaacccgaaccattttcctaaccttaacctaattatcaTAACCTGCTACGTACGTTCTCCTAAACTTACTACGAAACGTGATTTTTGACAAAATCTGTATCTCTTCTCGACTAAAAAAAAAAACGGTAATCCCACAATCCTCTGCTTCCATTTTAGTCCCGTCATCCACTGCGGTTTTCACCCTCTCCAGCGAGCAAGATGGCGGACAGAATAGGTACGTCTGGTTTTTAAATGAGTCTGTTAACAggggttttttatttatttattattattaaactgACATATTCTTCACTTCAGCTTTTTACATGCGAAACTTTGTATTTTATTACATAAAGGAAGCGAGATGTGTGGAGTTAGTTGATGTTcatatgttgtgtgtgttttgaaggCCGCTGTAAATCCATGATTAGAGTCAAGTCAAGGACTTTGCTGTCATGGTCGTTTTTAAAAGGACAGATATACAACTTTTAAATAACAGCTTGGGTATAATGCAtgggggagaagaagagaaacatatatatattattgtaatgaaacatcagggagcaggtctcgaaccctcgaccttcgagccgGAGGTCcggctatcgactgtgccgcaaaagcacgCTCGAACGGCAGAGTCGATTTCTGCGCTTATAAATCCAGGGTCGTTACACTGTAAAATCCCTGACAGTTTCTCTAAAGGGTTGTACATTTAAACCCATTTTTACAGTGTTTCCTATGTGGTTAGGTATTCAACCAGGTTGGTTAGTTAAGCTAGTTAGTCTACAGGACTAATAGACTGCAGCCAGTCGGTGATGCGTTGACAACGTTGTACCTTTTACCGGATAATGACCGATAACCGGTTATGACAACAGCCTTGTCTCAGCGGATCCAGGCTCAATCACAACTCCTGTGACTTTGATGTAGCTAACTGTTTAACTTTTAGTCAGCTTTGTGTTCTCTAGACCGCTGTCTTAACTTACTAAGTGGTTTATGAGTGTTTTACACCACTGGCTCAGGACTCTTTAGTGAAATACTAACAGAACACGGTAACCATGTAACCTGTAACAATGAATGCTATCTTCGGTGGTGTCTGTTTTGTGTGAGGGACGGCAGGTGTGTATTTACTGTGTGAGAGGGACGGGGGGGGTGTGTATTTATTGTGTGAGAGGGACGGCAGGTGTGTatttactgtgtgtttgtgtacccgTGTCCTTAGTTCCCTTGGGTGAGAAGCGTCTGATGGATGTGAAGCTGGGAGAGTTGGGCTCCTGGTTGGGCAAGAGGGACTTCACTCCTAACGGAGTCCTCGCCAGCATCCGCAatggtacccccccccctcctcctccaacacacacagtacCTAACAGGTCTCCCCCCAGGCCATGACAGAGATAACAACCAGtacccccccccatctcctccaaTACACACAGTACCTAACATGTCTCCCCCAGGCCATGACAGAGATAACAACCAGTACCCCCCATCTCCTCCAATACACAGTACCTAACATGTCTCCCCCCAGGCCATGACAGATATTACAagtacccccccccaacacacacagtaacatgttgtctctcccccctcccccaggcCATGATAGATATTACAACAAGTACATCAACGTGAAGAAGGGAGGTATTGGAGGCGTGGCCATGCTGCTGGTTGGATACGTGGCCCTCAGTTACATGTGGGAGTACGACCACCTCAGTGAGTACAGACTCTGGGAGTACGATGACCTCAGAGTACCCAccacatacaatatcattcacctCAAAGCACTGTGAAGGACAATCTGATCTGACTTaacctgcgtctctctctctctctcccccctcttcttcttctcttctcagaGCACGACCGCTGGAGGAAGTACCACTAAAGCCCCTCCTCTCCTGACCCAGCAGGGCAAaagcctgacctctgacccccctAGCTCCAGctgtctgtataataccaccgtTGTGACCAAGAATAAATAAAACGACTTCTAACATTTAATTTGATCTGCTGTGTTGGGTGTTGAGGCGTGAGTTTTTATTCGCTAGTTAAAATGACTGTGGacatctatttatttatttttgttaaatGTGGAAACGTTAAAGTGAAATAATTGTCAcatacgtgtttagcagatgttccaacagggcagtaatatctaacaataacaTCTAAGATAATTGATGTTGgtgctccaacagggcagtaatatctaagATAATTGATGTTGgtgctccaacagggcagtaatatccATCTAAGATACTTGATGTTGgtgctccaacagggcagtaatatccATCTAAGATACTTGATGTTGgtgctccaacagggcagtaatatccATCTAAGATACTTGATGTTGgtgctccaacagagcagtaatatCCATCTATGATAATTGATGTTGgtgctccaacagggcagtaatattAAACATCTAAGGTAATGGTATAACTAGATGCTCCATGTCAGAGCGACTAAGagacagtatatacatttgatgAATAATGTAaaatgtgtaaacattattaaagtgaccagtgattccaagtctatgtaaagagggcagcagcctctaatgtgctagtgatggctgttttaacagtctgatggccttgtgatagaagctgttgttcagtctctcggtccctgctttgatacacctgtactgacctcgccttctggatgatagcggggtgaacaggcagtggctcgggtggttgttgtccttgatgatctttatggccttcctgtaacatcgggtggtgtaggtgtcctggagggcaggtagttggcCACCTGGTGGTGCGttctgcagacctcactaccctctggagagccctgcggttacgggcggtgcagttgcggtaccaggcggtgatacagcccgaccaGAACTTGTGGGGACGATGACGTCGATACACTTACTGATGAAGCCGGTGCCTGAGGTGGTgtactcaatgccattggatgactCCCAGAACagattccagtctgtgctgcaaaacagtcctgtagcttagcatccgcgtcatctgaccacttccgtattgagctggtacttcctgcttcagttttagcttgtaagcaggaatcaggatagaGTTTCTTCACgagaatgacggggatttgggcctaaACTAGACCAGGAGGAACAGGTTTATTGTATTTTACAGAACTAGACCAGGAGGAACAGGTTTGTTGTATTTTACAGACTAGACCAGGAGGAACAgatttattgtattttacagACCAGGAGGAACAGGTTTATTGTATTTAACAGACTAGACCAGGAGGAACAGGTTTGTTTTTTACAGACCAGGAGGAACATGTTTATTGTATTTAACAGAACTAGACCAGGAGGAACAGGTTTATTGTATTTAACAGACCAGGAGGAACAGGTTTATTGTATTTTACAGACCAGACGGAACAGGTTTGTTGTATTTTACAGACTAGACCAGGAGGAACAGGTTTATTGTATTTTACAGAACTAGACCAGGAGGAACAGGTTTATTGTATTTTACAGACCAGGAGGAACAGGTTTATTGTATTTTACAGAACTAGACCAGGAGGAACAGGTTTATTGTATTTTACAGACTAGACCAGGAGGAACAAGAGACTGACCTGAACAGGTTTATTGTATTTTTACAAAACTAGAACATACTGAAATTGTGTGTAATCTACAAAAGGCAACACAGATCTCCCCGCCACCACCAcatcctccaccacctcctcctctgggGGGAAAAAGCTGTGAAAGGATCCCCAACACAGCGACATCACAGCTCAAGAGTTCTATTTCAATTCATTGAAGGTTGAGTCTGAAGCCAGTAAAATGGAGTATTCAGGATGAACAACAGGTCAGACCCTGGGTTAGAATGTATACTCTCTTCACTCACATACAAGAAGAAGGTCTGGAGATCGGATATCGTTCCAATATGTTGATCGAAACCTGGGTCGAATCGTTCAACAACGTTTGAGTCCATGAATGACCCAAATCAAGGCTTCAGATAAACCACGGTTGGCTCGGTTACAcacttcctctaccctccctgaAGCAATCTGACAGAATTGTATGGATAGAAGTACCAATCACAGCTTGGGTCCCAAAAGTGTCTCGGGGTTAAAGGTTAATCCAACAGAAGGATTTGATCAAAGCGTCAGAAGCACTGTCCAATCTAGAAacaggtctgtctgtccgttctagaaacaggtctgtctgtccgttCTAGAAACATGTCTGTCGGTCCGATCTAGAAacaggtctgtctgtccgttctagaaacaggtctgtctgtccgttctagaaacaggtctgtctgtccgttctagaaacaggtctgtctgtccgttCTAGAAACAGGTCTGTCTGTCCGATCTAGAAacaggtctgtctgtccgttctagaaacaggtctgtctgtccgttctagaaacaggtctgtctgtccgttctagaaacatgtctgtctgtccgaTCTAGAAacaggtctgtctgtccgttCTAGAAACAGGTCTGTCGGTCCGATCTAGAAacaggtctgtctgtccgttCTAGAAACAGGTCTGTCTGTCCGATCTAGAAacaggtctgtctgtccgttctagaaacaggtctgtctgtccgttctagaaacaggtctgtctgtccg includes the following:
- the LOC139422378 gene encoding ATP synthase subunit f, mitochondrial produces the protein MADRIVPLGEKRLMDVKLGELGSWLGKRDFTPNGVLASIRNGHDRYYNKYINVKKGGIGGVAMLLVGYVALSYMWEYDHLKHDRWRKYH